One genomic region from Chloroflexota bacterium encodes:
- a CDS encoding type II toxin-antitoxin system HicB family antitoxin produces MRFKVVLETSDEGGYTAYVPSLPGCISEGETLEEALKNIQEAIELYLEPVEDDWIALAPETAVVREIEL; encoded by the coding sequence ATGCGTTTCAAGGTCGTGCTGGAAACCAGCGACGAAGGCGGCTACACGGCATACGTACCCTCGCTCCCTGGCTGCATCAGCGAAGGGGAGACGCTAGAGGAAGCTCTGAAGAATATCCAGGAAGCGATTGAACTGTATCTGGAGCCGGTGGAGGACGATTGGATCGCCTTGGCCCCAGAGACGGCGGTGGTGCGGGAGATTGAACTTTGA
- the cbiQ gene encoding cobalt ECF transporter T component CbiQ, with the protein MPDILDPYRPRASLVHGADPRVKVVVAVASILVTAALPLGAWPSYVLLLAAILALAVAARLGVGFTLTRGLIAAPFALAALPLVFSTPGAPLGSLRLGPLALDASVPGLERFLSVLVKSYLSVQFAILLTATTRFTELLAAMRALRVPRLLVAVFGLMWRYMFLFVHEVNRLRIARDARSADIGPKSGGTLAWRARVTGGMVGNLFVRGYERSERVYQAMLARGYDGEVRTLPTGRLSASQYGILAGSMAILAFLAVLGILFG; encoded by the coding sequence ATGCCGGATATTCTGGATCCCTATCGTCCTCGGGCGAGCCTGGTGCATGGGGCCGACCCGCGCGTGAAGGTTGTCGTCGCCGTAGCGAGCATCCTCGTTACGGCGGCGCTGCCTTTGGGCGCGTGGCCATCGTATGTCCTGCTGCTGGCGGCGATCCTCGCCCTGGCGGTTGCGGCGCGGTTGGGCGTCGGGTTCACGCTCACGCGGGGCCTGATCGCGGCGCCGTTCGCGCTGGCGGCGCTGCCGCTGGTCTTTTCCACGCCCGGCGCACCGCTGGGCTCCCTGCGCCTGGGGCCGCTGGCGCTGGACGCGAGCGTGCCCGGGCTGGAACGTTTCCTGTCGGTGCTGGTCAAGTCCTACCTGTCGGTGCAGTTCGCCATCCTGCTGACGGCGACGACCCGCTTCACCGAGCTTCTTGCGGCCATGCGGGCGTTGCGGGTTCCGCGGCTGCTGGTGGCGGTGTTTGGGCTGATGTGGCGGTACATGTTCCTGTTCGTGCACGAGGTGAATCGGCTGCGGATTGCGCGGGATGCCCGCAGCGCCGACATCGGGCCGAAAAGCGGCGGCACGCTGGCCTGGCGCGCCCGCGTTACCGGCGGCATGGTGGGCAATCTGTTCGTCCGCGGCTACGAGCGCAGCGAACGGGTGTATCAGGCCATGCTGGCGCGGGGGTACGACGGGGAGGTTCGCACGCTCCCGACGGGACGGCTCTCGGCTTCTCAGTACGGGATTCTGGCGGGCAGCATGGCGATCCTGGCGTTCCTGGCTGTTCTGGGAATCCTGTTCGGGTAG
- a CDS encoding type II toxin-antitoxin system HicA family toxin: MTKVPSLSYHQIIRALQRDGWTVVRQRGSHIRLQKRLGDEVLKIIVPAHRPVKRSTLAHILKQARLSVDDFLKLL, translated from the coding sequence TTGACCAAAGTACCCAGCCTTTCGTACCACCAGATCATTCGCGCTTTGCAGAGGGATGGCTGGACGGTCGTGCGGCAACGTGGCAGCCACATCCGCTTGCAGAAGCGACTTGGCGACGAGGTGCTGAAAATCATAGTGCCGGCACATCGTCCGGTCAAACGATCCACACTGGCTCATATCCTGAAACAAGCGCGCTTGAGCGTGGACGACTTCTTGAAGTTGCTGTGA
- the amrS gene encoding AmmeMemoRadiSam system radical SAM enzyme: MKEAWLYERLEGGRVRCHLCAHRCSIREGEVGICGVRQNQQGALYSLVYARPISQAVDPIEKKPLFHFYPGTTSYSVATVGCNFRCRFCQNADISQMPRDQGRIVGRHVPPEDIVEDALATGCRSISYTYTEPTIFFEYSRDIAVLAHQEGLANNYVTNGYMTAEMLEAFYPYLDAANVDLKAFRDEFYRQQCSARLQPVLDSLRLMKQQGIWVEITTLVIPGLNDDPGELRELASFIAQELGVETPWHLSRFHPMYKMLDRGSTPVQTLERAWAIGKEVGLRYVYIGNVLGAREENTYCWNCGRLVIGRFGFSVRERHVRDGQCEYCGAAIDGVGL, encoded by the coding sequence ATGAAAGAGGCCTGGCTTTATGAGAGGCTAGAAGGCGGGCGCGTTCGGTGCCACCTGTGCGCGCACCGCTGTTCCATTCGCGAGGGCGAGGTGGGCATCTGCGGCGTGCGGCAAAATCAGCAAGGGGCGCTGTACTCGCTCGTGTATGCCCGCCCCATTTCGCAGGCCGTGGATCCCATAGAGAAGAAGCCGTTGTTTCATTTCTACCCTGGCACCACCTCGTACTCCGTGGCGACGGTGGGGTGTAACTTCCGGTGTCGCTTCTGCCAGAACGCGGACATCTCGCAGATGCCTCGCGACCAGGGCCGCATCGTGGGGCGACATGTCCCGCCCGAGGATATCGTGGAGGACGCGCTGGCCACGGGCTGCCGGAGTATCTCCTACACGTACACCGAGCCGACGATCTTCTTTGAGTACTCCCGGGACATCGCCGTGCTGGCGCACCAGGAGGGACTGGCGAACAACTACGTAACCAACGGCTACATGACGGCGGAGATGCTGGAGGCGTTCTACCCGTACCTGGACGCCGCGAACGTGGACCTGAAGGCGTTCCGCGACGAGTTCTACCGCCAGCAGTGCAGCGCACGGTTGCAGCCGGTGCTGGATTCGCTGCGCCTGATGAAGCAGCAGGGGATATGGGTGGAGATCACCACGCTGGTGATTCCGGGCCTCAACGACGACCCCGGGGAATTGCGCGAACTGGCGTCGTTCATTGCGCAGGAGTTGGGCGTGGAGACGCCGTGGCATTTGAGCCGCTTCCACCCGATGTACAAGATGCTGGACCGGGGCAGCACGCCGGTGCAGACGCTGGAGCGGGCGTGGGCCATCGGCAAGGAGGTGGGCCTGAGGTACGTGTACATCGGCAACGTGCTGGGCGCGCGGGAGGAGAATACGTACTGCTGGAACTGCGGCCGACTGGTGATCGGGCGATTCGGGTTCTCGGTGCGGGAGCGGCACGTGCGGGATGGGCAGTGTGAGTATTGCGGCGCGGCGATAGATGGTGTGGGGCTGTGA
- a CDS encoding ABC transporter ATP-binding protein, with translation MIEVDNLSFRYPDGQQALNGVSLKVYPGERVAIVGPNGAGKSTLILHLNGILASEDGRVRVAGLPVAGEHVKRVRALVGLVFQDPDDQLFSPTVFEDVAYGPVYMGLPEGEVRRRVSRALAAVGMESYADRVPHRLSAGEKKRIALATVLAMEPSVLVLDEPTAGLDPRGRRMLIRLLDSMTQTMIVSTHDLLMVRDLFPRMVILDRGRVVADGSTADLLRDQALLEAHGLELP, from the coding sequence CTGATTGAGGTGGACAATCTCTCGTTTCGGTATCCAGACGGCCAGCAGGCCCTGAACGGTGTGAGCCTGAAGGTGTATCCGGGGGAGCGGGTGGCTATCGTGGGGCCCAACGGCGCGGGCAAGTCCACGCTCATCCTGCACCTGAACGGCATCCTGGCGAGCGAGGATGGGCGGGTGCGGGTGGCTGGGCTTCCTGTGGCCGGCGAGCATGTGAAGAGAGTCCGCGCCCTGGTGGGCCTGGTGTTCCAGGATCCCGACGACCAGTTGTTCTCGCCGACGGTGTTTGAGGATGTGGCCTACGGTCCGGTGTACATGGGGCTACCCGAGGGCGAGGTGCGGCGACGGGTGAGCCGCGCCCTGGCTGCCGTGGGGATGGAGAGCTACGCGGATAGGGTTCCCCACCGTCTGAGCGCGGGCGAGAAGAAGCGCATCGCGCTGGCCACCGTGCTGGCGATGGAGCCGTCGGTGCTGGTGCTGGATGAGCCGACAGCCGGGCTGGATCCCCGCGGACGGCGCATGCTGATACGGCTGCTGGATAGCATGACCCAGACGATGATCGTGAGCACGCACGACTTGCTCATGGTGCGAGACCTGTTCCCGCGGATGGTGATCCTGGACAGGGGTCGGGTGGTGGCCGACGGCTCGACCGCCGACCTTCTGCGCGACCAGGCGCTGCTTGAGGCCCACGGGCTGGAATTGCCCTAG